The following DNA comes from Capsicum annuum cultivar UCD-10X-F1 chromosome 7, UCD10Xv1.1, whole genome shotgun sequence.
AATcttgaggatgaagatttgggagatgaggagttgctgaAACCTGgaaacccaaggcgtgcagagcaaatAGCTGCACAAGTGCAGCGTAATGTTAATAGGAACCTTCTATTTCAAGGAAGGCAAGATCaccagccggtccagtatgacctcaatgatgatgatgatggagtgGATGAAGTAGGTGCAACTGCTGAAATTATTCCTCCACTGTTATCACCTGGGgataaattcaacattacgattactatgattcaactccttaatttgaaggggttgtttggtggcttcctggggatgatccgaacttgcatctggtgaactttgttaccatttataaatattttggtaaaccaagagtgggtcagaatgctatccgtTTGAAATTATTCTATGTCTCTATctagggaggcaacattgtggcttaatgagctgacacccgattctatcACTAACTGGAcacagttgaaaggagctttcctagaaaggttctttccaacTTCTAGGACTGTACAATTGAGGGATGacatcagtaactttagatagctCCTAACTAAAGCCTTGTATGAAACCTAGGAGAGattaaaaaagaagttgatgcaGTGTTCGAACCAAAATATGATGGATATACACTTGATAGAGACTCGATATAGGGCTCGtaactctgtgacaaaaccatttgtagataatgctgctggtggtacatttgttgatcttacattcccaaaGGCTTCCGAAATGCTAGAGAGAATAAACAAACATTGTCTatcatggcataccagagactctgtggtagcaagccaCACTGCTTTTATGGGTATGATTGCAGAAAAATGCAGACAAGATGAGGAgcatgatcaagacatggctcacctaaaaacacagatggacttaCTAACCCAACATTTACaatcatgtaaaactgagaaagtGAAGGATGTGGGATCACGGGGCAAAGTGGATTCTGACGAAGAAGAGGAGGCAAACTATGTAAACAATCAGGGGGATTTCTGAGTTGATAGCCTAGGAAATCAAGGTTTTACTTACTAAGACAAAGGTGTATATAAGAATCAGGAGTAAGGAAattggaggagcaataatgataggagctgGCTATATGTACCTCTTAGAAATCGTGAGGCTGCtataataagttctaaaaagatgtccatggaggacatgatggctaaattattaGAGGGAGTAGAGGCTACCAACTTAGGGGTGACTGCTATGAAGTCTGATCTATcctctattagtcagttggtaaacttgCACTCCACTGCTATTAAATAGATGGAACAACAAATAAGCCAACTCTCCATAATGCTGAACTAGAGGAAGAGTGGAACATTATCTTATGATATGCTCCAGAATCtgcagaatgatggctcatgtatggaaattaccactagaattattaatatattacctggcccttttaTGGGCAAAAGTTTGATTGAAGATATGATTAAAGCAGAGAATGAACCCAAGGAAGAATGTCCGGTGGAGTCTGAGAAGCAAgatggttctgatgatgctcTAAATAAAGGAAAAGAGAAGGATAAGGAGGTAGTGGTTACCACTATTCCAAAACCatcacctccctttcctcaatgattgaacaAAAAACTTAATGATGCAAAATTCAACAAGTTCATGggaatgctcaagcaattgaaaGTGAATGTGCCATTGGTTGAGGCACTAGAGCAAGTGCCAGGATATCCAAAGTTTATGAAGGATCTGTTGACAAAGAAAAGGCCAGTAATCTATGAACCAGTGGACAATCTCCACTATTGCAGTGTCATTTCTACATGATCTTTAGTGCTGAAGAAGGCCGaccctggagcattcactattctatGTACAATTGGGCCTCTCGATATTGCTAAGGCCCTATGTGATCTGGGGGGGAGCATAAATCTGATGTCACTAGCCATTTATAGAAAGCTGGGTTTGGGATATTCGACCCTGACAAACATGAGGCTGGTTATGGCGGATAGGTTTGTAAAGCGGCCAATAGGAATACTATATGATGTATTGGTAGAGGTGGCCGActttatattttatgttgattttgtaGTCCTTGACTATGATATGGACTTTAAAGTACCCATTTTTTTAGGTAGACCATTCCTCGCGACTGGGAGAGTTATAGTAGACATAGACCTAAATAAGCTGAAGTTCAGGATCAATGAGAAAGAAGCAAAATTTGCAATTCACTCACCCATGACACAGCAAAatgagatgagtgttttctcaatcgggGATGTATTCTATGTAGATGGTAGAGAGGTATCATTAGGCTATTGTGGCAAAGTTTGAGTTGTCAAGATAACCGAGTtgtgctgcgacactaaatcaggcgctattatAAGGCAacccaaattttttatgttttcaagcaaagtgtttttatttttgtacttagaTTGTAGTACAAAGAAGGTGAAGCTTATGTAGCCAGCTCAAGATAGTTAAGGCATATTCTGTTAAGGCTAACAATATTTGTGATGGGCTATCATACCTATGATAAGCCGACAGAGAATGCATCAGATAATTCAAAATAAGGCAACATAATGCCTTGAGATGATGACATAtcgatgacttatcagacatttGATAAGCTGCAAGGTGAAATTTATGCCCAGAATTAAAAAAGGATCCAACCCGCCCAGTCAACCTTTTCACCTTCCCATTAACACCTTTTTCTTACCTTTAAGTATTATTTCCTTCCATAGATAGTTTATTaccttcttttttcaaaaatatttccaaGTAAAACAAGAAACATATCCTTTCTTGTGAGAGTAggtttgaattcaaacaaatcaaGGACCCTCTTTCATCTACAAACGCTTCTTTACTCGAGTAACCAATTGAAAGTTGTTCATCAGGTATGCTTAAAACTTAACTCTTCTCTTCATTTGGTATGTGATATAACTAATTTGAATCTTAGTTTCAAAGGGATTAAGGAATGCATAACTTgccattgtgtgaaaaatgacaTTGAGGATTTATAGCGCTGTATTGTGCGAAAGAACCCAGgacttagctcaagaacacaAATCTATGCAATTCTAAAAACAAAATGGTTTCATAATCAAGACTAAAACTGAGCTGGAGGTTGTATTATGAGCTGATGACAtgtttgataagttatcacgcATGTGACAGCTTAGCAAACTATGTCATCGCAAGCTGGGAAAAATAGGCCtgttctatttaaggctgatgatatgcttgataagttatcacatttgtgatgacttatcagaatatgtcatcacaactttGCTCTGATATAATTGTGAACCTCTTTTGAGGGATGTAGAATTATAATGACTGAACTTCTTGAGTTGTATGATCATGAGTGCTAAATGATTGATTTATTTTGCTACAAGTATTATAATGGAACCCAAAGGAAAGAGAACCAAACCTACAAAGAAAGTAATCAAGGAGAGTGTACCTCGAAGACTCTTTGATGAGGGATCCAATTAAGTGGAGAAGGAGCCACTGCTCAGGaaacaaaggaaaaagaaaatcctaaaagTGCCTTTGCCACCTCCACCAATTAAAGAGAAGGAGAGTGAAGAAGGTGATACTGATCCAACAACACAACCTGATAGTACGGATTCTGAGCAACCTGAGTCAGAGCATGCTGATTTTGAGCAACCTGAATCTGAGGGACCATTATCTGAGTCCCCTTCTGTTGAGCAACAGAATGGTAAAGAATCTCCGATTTAGGGAATTTGGATTAAATGCAAGAACCCCAGGGTTTGAGATAGTGCTAGGTGACAAATTCCCAAGGTACAGAAAATCTTCTATGATGGGCTTCTCAAAAGTAAAAGAATAACCATTAAAAGGATAATATTTGAAggaaaaatatcatcacaactgGGTTGAGCAAATACCACAAAGTGGAGTAGAAATTCTCAGATTATGACTTGGGATGGATCACGAAAGGAGGGAGCTTGTTTTTCCCTACACTAGTTCAGGATTTCTATACAAACTATCAGGCTCGCCTGGAGAACATATTCAAAGAAGGAGAAATCAGCGGAtcaacctttgttggataaaaTTCTAGTACGAGGAGTGATGGTGGATCTATTAGAAACAATAATCAACAGATTTCTTCATGTCCCCAAattcactcctcaggccacttcaccTGTATTTTACGCTCGGTTGAAGCATCGTCCAAATCAACGGTCTTGGTTAGCCACTCTCATAGCTAAAGAAAACCTGAATGGCTGACCAACTCAAATAGAAGGATTTTCATGGTCTCCTTTACCCCAGAGTCAAGGTTCTGGTGAGGTTTAGTGCGCACCCATTTGATGCCTACTGAGGGAGATAACATTATTAGAGATGGTAGAGCAATACTGGTTACATGTCTTATGGCTAAACTCGGTTGAAACATAGGAGAGATCATTGCGAGGAGATGAAAATTCATGTCTAAAGACCCAACACGACATATCTTTTCCCTTGTCTAATCACGAGGTTGTATTAGGCATCTGATGTACTTAAAGTTGCAGGGATAGACAATGAATTCCCTGCCAAGAAGACCCAAAACCCTATCTGATATGATAAAAATCAGCTGAGGCTGACACTTTATAGAGGAGCAGGGATTGAAACAGATCTGCTAATTACAGGTACCAGCTCAATACCTATTACAGACGTGTAGGATTCTGAAGCTGCAGTATCGACATCCTTAGTAATAGTAGAATCAATGCCTAGAAATGAAACAAATCCATCAGCTGGTGTATCTACCATAAAATTTGCCTTCAACCCGATGAATTTCAGGATAGTGACAAAACAAGCTAAGTGTTTCGAGGCTCAACCGCTACTTTTTGCTAAACAATTTGCCTTTGCGGTATAGAAGAGGATTAAGGTCACACTGAAGCCTTTTCGAGCCTTGACCGGTCAGATTGATAAGTTAGAAAATTGGTTCAATACACAGGTATGAGAAATGTCGGGCTCAGACCTTACACAATTTAGAGCAGCCCTGGACAAGGTAAAGGCAGATGTTAGGTTATTACAGCAGCACCAACTTATGGTGTCGGCAGATCCAGCTGTTGATGAGTCTGAAGGTGAAATCCCATTGCTTGATCTCATGGGAGAaccaatgaagaaaaagaaaaagaaggaaaagaaaaaaggtaagggtaagaaagagaggctttctagaaatgaataaagaaaaccAGAGAAAAGGGCaagaaaaaaggatgaaaaagagGAAACGAAGAAAGAGAGATCAAGTCATTAATTAACAATGAGAAATGGGAGGCAACCATCCGAGCGAGACCCGTATGTGCCTCAACTAGTAGGCCCCCAACAACTGATAGGCCAAATGCATCAAAAAAAAGAGAGACTCCCTATGGAGATAAGGCAGCTGAGGATGAAGCAGTAGGATAAAGGACCCATGATCCCTGAGCTTGATCTACTCCAgttataccctaacccttagtttaatttttcttttatattaagtTAAAGGTGTAAGGTGAGTTGTTGTTGgaatattttgtagttgactaggagaaatacaagtacctgaggtagttaacatggttttgttattttgtgaacacctctcaaatggtctaattcttcaactgtgtgatttgcatctaattatgaccactgtgcatctttgtatggtattagttctagtgactttaTAAACATTGCTAAACAATTACATGAATTGGAAGAGTAGTAACAGGTGATATACTTATGtaccatgtgcgtgtgagattttacaTAGTTCTCTTtttatgttgaatccagaacttacccagttagtcttacctaggttgaaggataggggatAGGATAGGATCATAGTCCATTTTAATGTTAGCCCACTTTTGCCAAAATAACCTTCCCTGTacgcataatatcccttgatcccttttaTGAGTCTGAATATCCCATTTCTTTTTATGATATCTATCACCAtccaatttatatcataatgaacctattttggacatggttctccttggacattgtgcaccttaacttaggcaaatggcctaagttgagggtggatatcataggggtgtgtgatgtaaaatgagtatgaacaAAGTTCGAATAAAAAAAAGCTGGGTGCAGTGGAAAAgaacaataaaagaaaagttgtgaaaaaaagaagtgattatGGAAAGGAGTGCACCCATCTTGAATAtgagtgatcaagaaaagagaagaatagtaaAATGCTAATGAGTGAGACaccaaaagctagtgtagtgtcaaggaggcttagtcactttaaatatcatcgagtatcataccatcccctagcctacattacaagcaaaagagaagacctatagtgatacTAGTTGACCTGTCTagaaatcttggtaatgaaaataagggcaagcctatggtattcggcatacaaTGATTGGAACCTCATTTTGATAGTGAGTGCCTTTTGATTATCCCCATGGTTAAATAGgcgatgtctgatataagtgaagtgggacttctttgtagtgagggaacactggttacattgctaagtGGTAACTTGTTTGTATAGTGTagtcttggtacatgcatggttttTGTTGCTGAACTGATACCATATCTTTATTCCTAGGTGTAACATTGTGTTCTTTAATATCATACACAGTCGTTTTTAAATTGATTGTCcttagagatggtgaagatgttttgagataatatagatggTTACTACTGAATGAACATTGTATCCTCTTgattgtgttttagttgcttgaggacaaataatttttttaagttgagggtgttgatgtgtgagcaaatggTGAgaaaatgctaacacatttgaggattttaattgagaataattgcaaagtctaaagaaaattttatcttttttgattgttttctctttgataatgcagtaaatgttgagatacaagagaatcaacaattatgggagtaaaagagttgatttcagAGTAAGTAAAGAAAGAAGAATAGCttatgacttgtttgataagtcatcagctttatgataagctatcaaagtttTCGTCAGGCTTAGATAGAGAATGTCCTTCAGCTGGAATGTGtcacgacatctgtgataggacatcagaagtgtgataagacGTTAGGCTCATCGTCATGCTTAGGCTGGGAATaaattttgaagtgaagaagtgacgacatctctgataagtcatcatatgtCTGATAATCCATCAAGCCTTATCATCAGTGCAAGTCAGAAATTATCAAAGAGAAGAGAAGctaatgacattcctgataagccatcagactcctgataagctatcacacaCGTCGTCACCAGTCCAAGAAAATACTGTAATGTAtcattttgtttctataattaaactaaagtatttaaatcatatgttagggttttcattcAGGATATTGGACATCTGAAGCCCACATTTTGAGcacttttctctctatcttctgactttaattctttagagatattattacaattattttgggttttttctACTGGATCAaagttgagaaacacttgtttctattcatcttgctgtaagatcttctatctaagtatgaatttaacttgttgtctttcttattttattatgagtagctaaattcccttaacccaaGTTGTGcaatctatgggtttgggtttgtaacgtaactaagtgttcaagattcaaacgATGGTAGGAGCTTCTTGTTCATTACATTATTTTACatgctgactattggttgcaaaaacTACACTTTGCTTACAGATGATTTGCTTgtgataagaaatcaaccctagtaagaagtaaattatcaacagggacttgaaagTATTAAACtaccatttaataattaatgttgtaacaagattaattaactttggataacatcctgttatgaaatataaattccctcaGTTTgggagaattaggtaattaaatgtctaaataggttgagaaacatttagacataactttgatatggatattttgttgttcctacctaccacaagattCTTGAACCATTACTAGCGTCTGTAAAATCCCACTACCCATAgcgaacataactctggttttccttatcatattgttttCAAACACTGaactgagaagtaattatttgttacactTCAAAAAAACCCCATTCATTTGAAACTGGTAACTATCAGTTTATTAACCCATAGATAACTCAAATTAACACCCTATtacctatgggatttgaccccaatatagttgggttatatattgacactgattgattacattcttataaGAGAGCTGTAGTTTTAGTGTTATCATCATTGTTCTACATTAtgtcataatataggtaccagttttagcccacacatcataataaGATGgtttgcagcttccagccagtaggtgatgagtgcTTTTGTTTTAGGATActagtcagttgtagttcatgttcTATACTGTTATTATTCGTTTGAAATTATTCAAtgttaatgcacataatcaaatgcatatataaatgtatatatgtatataaatatcacatattgggatagggaacaaggcttaatatTCATTATCcaactttagcctagattattatctcaaccatcataacataaaaatccacccatgagctatatgggccaAGCTTTCACCCAACTGGTAGGGCCCCAATGCACATGGTTTCATGAACCAAAGGGTATACATATGGACTATGGGGAACTAGAACCTCCCACCATATTAAGGTGATacaagcacccaatcatgtaatataatatggtgGAATCGGGATGCCCaatcatattataataataagggggactcaaaacatctagtcatttagacccccacatCAGCAATCatgatttccagtattggtctctCAGGACAATCCATTTTCAtgacttagctacataaccctcattaaagggtaattaaatcatttatcaaaTATTCCCATTTATCAAACCATGTCATATATTTAGGCACACATTGTTTATATCTTCATACCAAATTTACTGTCAAGGTAACATTAACATGCAGAAACACTTTCATTATTTCGAAAAATTCATAGGCCCCTAGGTTCAATTATGCATTAGCTAGGTTAATTTCATcgccccataaggttcaattaaaaatcatcatACTTCATAGACTTGTCACATTATGCAAAAGTttaagagtagttcaatatgaatacttttcacattcaaaaccaatttcctaATATAGAGTTTAGTTCATTACAGCTTAAAAAGTCATAAgttgggggaaatcacaatcaCCTCACtgattcaccatacccatgcatcccacaagttcaaaaccataattaaaggatgaaaaatcatatttaaaaccatATGAAAAACTGTTCAACAACAAACATTAAAAACCCTTAAACCATATATCAAAACCatcatcaataccatatgaacaacactttaaataatatgtttttaataaAACAACACTTTAGAAAGAGTAACATACCTAAAATACCAAAGATTATGGAAAGAAtccaacccttgagcccttagataacCTATTTCTCAAAAACCCTATGTATGGATGCTTGAGAAACTTGAgagataaaaaagaatattttgagTGAATTATCATGATAATAGTTCCCCAAGTATTTTTATAGTTGATAGAGCCTGAATTAGGGCCTTGTCGTATTGGGCATCTGTAATACTctgatcatttcttaagcctaaatccatcttatGAGTGATTGATGCTTGAGTGGATATGACCTTTTTTAGGCCATCGTGCGACAGCCaagttggtggaccatcaaaagtTGACGGACCATTAAAAGGTGACAGACCATTAAGGGTCTATCAGGTCAAGACAGAATATCTCATTTTTAGTCCTCGAGTGACGGAAGATATGGAGGTCCGTCAGTTTCCTGACGAACCATCACTTCCACCGTCACTTCGAGGCAGAACGTTCCAATTTTAGCACTCAAGTGATGGATGATCTGGTGGACGTTAGGAGACTTGATGGACCATCAGATCCAccatcacaggccccgatcagcgaatttcagcttttccaaaagggcattttggtcatttttgccccatatggtcttatatatatatcctagtagagaatagccattcatttttctcctttccacttccaagaaacatctagaaattagggtttcttccaaaacctaaaaattcaatcttcttccaagaaatttaagGATCTTCCttggatttctccaagttgttcgagAATTAAGTTCCTCATTTCAAGGGAATTAAgaatcttggtctaaaagtgtgagaaataaGTTCCAAATATGTTtatacatctccaaaattataatccaaggtatgtggggcttgaacaagaacacttctttagttcttgtgcctaaagatttactttttattaatgatttacatgattttgcaagtgggtttacacccaaatttctttatttatgatttatgagatttgagttgaataagtttgacaTTTATGATTaattcaccatcatgtttcttaaattgagaatttattccatgagttgtgtattgtcattatgtattgataatttctaagcaatttaagacaagtgtcatgagttatgtgtttccatgataaatttggctattgaatatatataaatatttgagattgaaagtcaagaatgagtcctatgatgtttccttgaagtttttgatatttgaaaatgattcaaaaagcaaatgtacttgacgttgagaaagattgtgttgagttgagtcgggttaggaatccacaagatgtttatgatttatagatgagatatttATCTGTGTTTTGGTCTCTAAAATAGACCCATGAgctgatattgattaaggtggatttcctaacgcgttctgagcggagtctgggaggagtatttagaaCCGAGCGGGAAATacggtatttccccaaaactacttACCACCGtagattgatattgataattgtggacCAGAGGCCAAGTATGGcattgtgataatgatattgagtTTACaatccctggcaagagtacgacacccccaccaatgtggggttctctccttaggagggaaaaatgttggactccatgtggctcacatggtgtagttatgtcggttataagaaactcctacgtccataatgatctaagtaccatgagttgtcgagtcactctaagtcatgagtcaaagagtttgagttgattttaatgatttatgatatttatgaagcatatgttattattgatgacttacaaaaatgatgttttagataattcaagcgaagagagttattattgtcagcatgcatgattttcttatacatttatgatattatttaaaatgttgcatccacccccacatactcagtacattcccatgtactgaatcccatactcttttgtactctatttttccttaTGATATATGTTCAGGTTCTCAGTCttagcagcgacagtgatcttcgagtaccttcatctatattttttttgttggtgagtcctcatggttcgaggacctgtgtctcctattttgtcttattaatatatggttgtttactttcagttggggatttgtcccaatggctcctcagtcctttgtagtagaggctttgtcagattagtGTACCAGTGTGTACaaagatttcagtattttgtttgtacagggcaATATTACTTCATATTTCAgcatgttcatgacatggttgttcctctttatcttagcataatTTGCActataatgagttctaaaagtgatgacagGTTTAGacggttagcttgaggccacgtgtggccttgagaaccatgtgacatcttgggataggtttttggggtgttacaacatcCAAAGTCCAACTTGGATTGGGGATCACCCCTTTAACtcaacccaaccaccttatacagCCTTGGATGAGCTGAATTTCGAGAATATAACAAGATTCCGTAATGCTTTCATGAAGACTCTAGTATAGGGTTACAATCATGACCGACCCAAAAGAGTCTAACCATACCAAATCAACCATCCATACTATACCAAACTATTTAGAGaatatcaaacataatatgattatctaacctaaaatataatatgatggaacaacaaCCAATATTGCCCCATGATGTCAATCCTAacaccaatgccaatgctaaggaCGACACCATTACCGATCcctcccataccaacccccaataGTAACATAAAGGCTCTACcttaaagaatataaatatctagttgggacatgtacccaaccaTCTAATGCAAACaattatgcatatatatgtataagtgcTGAGAAAAGGGACCGAGTTTATCATGCCAtaaaaacctttacctgggttatgtagcttaaTCGTCCTACCACTCATGGACCATATGGGTTCAGATCCCTTACTGAAA
Coding sequences within:
- the LOC124885762 gene encoding uncharacterized protein LOC124885762, with the protein product MADRFVKRPIGILYDVLVEVADFIFYVDFVVLDYDMDFKVPIFLGRPFLATGRVIVDIDLNKLKFRINEKEAKFAIHSPMTQQNEMSVFSIGDVFYVDGREEPLLRKQRKKKILKVPLPPPPIKEKESEEGDTDPTTQPDSTDSEQPESEHADFEQPESEGPLSESPSVEQQNGKESPI